CCTTCGCGCTGATCGGGGACGACTCGATCGGCCAGGGCATCGTGGAGGCGCTCAAGAACTCCAATTCGCCGGCCGTCCTGATGCAGAACCACGGGCCGTTCACGATCGGCAAGGACGCCCGGGCGGCAGTGAAAGCCGCGGTCATGTGCGAGGAAGTGGCCCGGACCGTCCATATTTCCCGCCAGCTTGGCGAGCCCCTGCCCATCGATCCGGCGCAGATCGGCTCCCTGTACGACCGCTACCAGAACGTCTACGGCCGCTAGGCCACTCACCAGGCCACCAGGCCACCCACCGCCGTCGCCCCTTTTACTTCAGCAGGAGAATCCATGCCCAACACCATCAACACCTCCGCAAACAGAACTTCGCTCGAGCAGTACGAAGTCTGGTTCCTCACCGGCAGCCAGCACCTCTACGGCGAGGACGTCCTCAAACAGGTGGCTGCACAGTCCCAGGAGATAGCCGCCGCCCTCAACGAGTCCTCGGATGTCCCGGTCAAGCTCGTCTGGAAGCCCGTGCTCACCGATTCGGACGCCATCCGCCGCACCGCCCTGGAAGCGAACTCGGACGACGCCGTGATTGGCGTGACCGCCTGGATGCACACTTTCTCCCCGGCCAAGATGTGGATCCGGGGCCTGGACCTGCTCCGCAAGCCGCTCCTGCACCTGCACACCCAAGCGAACGTTGAACTGCCGTGGGCGGACATCGACTTCGATTTCATGAACCTGAACCAGGCCGCGCACGGCGACCGGGAGTTCGGCTACATCCAGTCGCGCCTCGGCATTCCGCGCAAGACAGTGGTGGGGCACGTATCCAACCCCGACGTGTCCCGTCAGGTGGGATCCTGGCAGCGCGCCTCGGCCGGCTGGGCGGCCGTCCGGACCCTGAAGCTCACCCGCTTCGGCGACAACATGCGCAACGTCGCCGTCACCGAAGGTGACAAGACCGAAGCCGAGCTCCGCTTCGGCGTCTCCGTCAACACCTGGTCCGTCAACGAACTCGCCGAAGCGGTGCACGGCGCCGCAGAGTCCGACGTCGACACCTTGGTTGCGGAGTACGAGGACCTCTACGAGGTGGCCCCCGAACTCCGCGCCGGGGGAGCGCGGCATGAGTCGCTGCGCTACAGCGCGCGGATCGAACTGGGCCTGCGCAGCTTCCTGGAGGCCAACGGCTCCGCCGCTTTCACCACCTCCTTCGAGGACCTCGGCGCCTTGCGCCAGCTGCCCGGCATGGCCGTCCAGCGGCTCATGGCCGACGGTTACGGCTTCGGCGCCGAGGGCGACTGGAAGACAGCCATCCTGGTCCGGGCGGCCAAGGTGATGGGCGCGGGCCTCCCCGGCGGCGCCTCGCTGATGGAGGACTACACGTACCACCTCGTCCCGGGCCAGGAAAAGATCCTGGGCGCCCACATGCTGGAGGTCTGCCCCTCCCTGACCGCTACCAAGCCGCGCGTCGAAATCCACCCCCTCGGTATCGGCGGCAAGGAAGACCCGGTACGGATGGTCTTCGACACTGACGCCGGCCCCGGCGTTGTGGTTGCCCTGTCCGACATGCGTGACCGGTTCCGCCTCGTGGCGAACGCGGTGGACGTCGTGGACCTGGACGAGCCGCTGCCCAACCTTCCGGTGGCCCGCGCGCTGTGGGCGCCGAAACCGGACTTCGCGACCTCGGCCGCGGCCTGGCTGACCGCCGGGGCGGCCCACCACACCGTGCTCTCCACCGCCGTCGGAATGGACGTGTTCGAGGACTTCGCCGAGATCGCCCAGACCGAGCTGCTCACCATCGACGAGGGCACCACCATCCGGGGCTTCAAGAAGGAACTCGCCTGGAACGCCGCCTACTACAAGCTGGCCGGCGGCCTGTGACCGGACCCGAATACGGGCTTCGGCACGGGCAGTACACCGCGCAGATCACTGCGCGCGGAGCGGCCGTCCGCGTGTTGCAGCACGGGGGACGGGACCTCGTGGTCCCGTTCCCGGCCGACGGGCCCAACCCATCCTTCCGCGGCGTGATCGTTGCGCCCTGGCCGAACCGGATCCCGGACGGAAAGTACACGTTTGACGGTGTGGACTACCAGGTGCCGGTGAACGAACCGGCCCGGCAGTGCGCCCTGCACGGCTTCACCCCGGAGCTCGACTGGACACTGGAAACGCGCAGCGAGTCCGCGCTCACGCTGTGCTGCAGCATCGGGCCGACGCCGGGCTACCCGTTCGCGTTGACTATCACCGCCAAGTACCGGCTGGACAGCGACGGCCTGCACACCACCGTGACTGCAACCAACGCGGGGGAGCAGGCCGCACCGTACGGCGTGTGCCCGCACCCCTATCTGCTGGCGGGACCGGCGCCCCTGGACGAATGGAGCCTGGAAATTCCCGCAGGTACATTCCTGGGAGTGACGGCCGACAGGCTGCTGCCGCTGACCGCCCATTCGGTGGCCGGGCACAACTACGACTTCCGCGCTGCCCGCGCCATCGGCTCCATGGCAATCGACCACGCCTTCACCGACATAGCGTTCGACGGCGGTGGGCAGGCGTGCGTGGTGGTCCGGGCCCCGGGCGGGACCGGCGCCGGGATGGCGTGGGACCGAAGCTGCGCCTGGGTGCAGCTCTACACCGGGGACGCGGAACCGCCGCTGCCCACCCGGCTGGGGCTCGCCGTCGAACCGATGACCTGCCCGCCGGACGCGTTCAACAGCGGCACCGACCTCGTGCGGCTTGAACCGGGAGCCTCCCACCGCGCTGCGTGGCGCATCTTTGCCGCGTGATGCATCCGTCAACGGGGCGGATGCGTTGCGGATCCGGTCTAAGATAAACGCCGATGTGCGTTGACTCACATGCACTGAGAAGCTATGTTTGACGCATTGTTAGCGATAACAATTTGCCGGCGATCGTTCACCGGCCGCATTCCGTTCCATCCAGACCTACGCATTCCTTCCGCTGTTACCCGCCCCGCAGGGGGCACAACGACGTGCAGGGCTGCGATCAGCAACTTCGCGGGCCACGTGCCCGCGAAAGGAGAAAATTGTGAAGATCAGGAAACTCCTGGGCACCGTTGCGGTTGTCCTCGCTGTGACTGTCGGAGCCACTGGCTGCGGCAGCCGCGGCGGCGCGTCGGCTGAGCCCGCCGCCAGCGGTGCCGCCGGCGCCCTGGTGGGAATCTCAATGCCGACGCAGACGTCGGAGCGGTGGATCGCGGACGGCAAGAACGTCTCCGACTCCGTCGCCAAGCTTGGCTACAAGGCCGATCTGCAGTACGCCAACGATGATATCCCCACGCAGGTGGCGCAGATTGAGAACATGCTCACCAAGGGCGCCAAGGCCTTGATTGTGGCGGCCATTGACGGCACCACGCTGACCGACGTCCTTGCCAAGGCCAAGGAACAGAACGTCAAGGTCATCGCCTACGACCGGCTCATCAACGGCACGCCGAACGTCGATTTCTACACCACCTTCGACAACTACACCGTCGGCGTGCAGCAGGCCACATCGCTGCTGACCGGCCTGGGCCTGGTCGATGCGGCCGGCAAGAAGGTGGACGGCAAGGGGCCCTTCAACGTGGAACTCTTCGCCGGGAGCCCGGACGACAACAACGCCAACTTCTTCTGGTCAGGCGCCATGGACACCCTCAAGCCGTACATGGATGCCGGCACCCTGAAGGTGCCCAGCGGACAGACCAAGTTCGAGCAGGCAGCCATCCTGCGCTGGCAGGCCCCCGTGGCCCAGAAGCGCATGGAAGACATCCTCACCGCCGCCTACAGCTCCGGCACCAAGCTCAACGGCGTCCTCTCACCGTATGACGGCCTCTCCATCGGCATCATCTCCGCCCTGACCAGCACCGGCGGCTACGCCAAGGGAAGCCTGCCGATCGTTACCGGGCAGGACGCCGAAAAGGGTTCCGTCAAGTCCATCACCGCCGGTGAGCAGTACTCAACGATCTTCAAGGACACCCGCCAGCTGGGCGCCCAGGCCGTGAAGATGGTGGATGCCCTCCTGAAGGGCCAGGAGCCCGAGGTCAACGACACCAAGACCTACAACAATAAGGTCAAGGTTGTCCCGGCGTACCTGCTGAAGTCCGTCATCATCACCAAGGACAACTACCAGAAGGAACTCATCGACTCCGGCTACTACACGGCGGCCGACGTCAAGTAGCGATCTCGAAGGGCGGCGGCCCGCCGTCGGGTCCTGGCCGCCGCCCTTCCCGTAGACCCCTGCAGCCGCAGGCGGTCCCAGATACAACCAGTCAGTGAGAATTGGCGATGAACACACCCATTCTTCAAATGCGCGGAATCACGAAGACCTTCCCGGGCGTGAAAGCGCTCCAGGACGTCACCCTGCAGGTGAACCGCGGCGAGGTCCATGCCATCTGCGGCGAGAACGGTGCCGGAAAATCCACCCTGATGAAGGTGCTGTCCGGTGTCTACCCCCACAGCTCCTTCGACGGCGACATCCTGTTCGAAAACGAGCCCTGCAACTTCGCCAGCATCGGCGACAGCGAGAAGCGCGGAATCGTGATCATCCACCAGGAACTGGCACTGAGCCCCTACCTGTCGATCGCGGAGAACATCTACCTTGGCAACGAACAGGCCACGCGGGGCTGGGTGGACTGGCGCAAGACCAACCTGGAGGCCGCGAAGCTCCTGGCACGGGTGGGGCTGAGCGAAAACCCTGTCACTCCTGTGCAGCAGATCAGCGTGGGCAAGCAGCAGCTGGTGGAAATCGCCAAGGCGCTGTCCAAGCAGGTCAAGCTCCTTATCCTCGACGAACCGACGGCCGCCCTCAACGACGAGGACTCGGGCCACCTGCTGGACCTGATCCTGCATCTCAAAGGCCAGGGCGTCACATCCATCATCATCAGCCACAAGCTCAACGAGATCCGCAAGGTTGCGGACGCCGTCACCATCATCCGTGACGGCAAGACCATCGAAACGCTCCGCCTCGGCGACGGCGGGATCACGCAGGAACGCATCATCCGCGGAATGGTCGGCCGCGACCTTGAGAGTCTCTACCCGGACCGCACTCCCCGGATCGGTGAGGAAGTCCTGCGGATCGAGGACTGGTCCGTGCGGCACCCGCAGGACCACAGCAGGATGGTGGTCACCAACGCCAGCCTCAACGTCCGCAAGGGCGAGGTGGTAGGGCTGGCCGGGCTGATGGGTGCCGGCAGGACAGAGCTGGCCATGAGCGTGTTTGGCCGCAGTTACGGCACCGCAACGTCAGGCAAGGTCTTCAAGCACGGCGTGGAAATCAACACCGGCACTGTTTCCGCCGCCATCAAGCACGGGATCGCCTACGCCACCGAGGACCGCAAACGCTATGGGCTGAACCTCATTGAGGACATCAAGCGGAACGTGTCCATGGCCGCGCTTCCCAAGCTGGTCAAGCGGGGCTGGGTGGATAAGAACCAGGAAACCGTGGTGGCCAACCAATACCGCAAGAGCATGAACATCAAGGCCCCGTCCGTTGCGGCCATCACGGGCAAACTGTCCGGCGGCAACCAGCAGAAGGTGGTGCTGAGCAAGTGGATGTTCTCCGACCCGGACGTGCTGATCCTTGACGAGCCCACTCGCGGAATCGACGTCGGCGCCAAGTTTGAGATTTACACGATCATCGCGAAGCTGGCCGCTGAAGGTAAGGCAGTCATCGTGATTTCCTCCGAACTGCCCGAGCTGCTGGGCATCTGCGACCGGATCTACACCCTGTCCGCCGGGCACATCACCGGCGAGGTTCCCATCGCCGACGCATCGCAGGAAACCCTTATGCACTTCATGACCCAAGAGAAGGAATAGCGAACATGTCCGCCCTCCGAGAATCCCTGGGCTTTCTGACAAGCCGCCTCCGCCAGGTTGGCATCTTTGTTGCCCTGATCCTGATTGTCCTGCTGTTCCAAGTCCTGACTGACGGGATCCTGCTGGAGCCGCAGAACGTCACCAACCTGGTGGTCCAGAACAGCTACATCCTGATCCTGGCCATCGGTATGGTGATGGTCATCATCGCCGGACACATCGACCTTTCGGTCGGCTCCATTGCCGGTTTCATCGGCGCGGTGGCCGGTGTCATGATCGTGCACTGGGGCTGGGCCTGGTGGATTGCCATCCCTGCCTGCCTGCTGGTCGGTGCGTTGGTGGGCGCCTGGCAGGGCTACTGGATTGCGTACATTGGGATCCCCGCGTTCATCGTCACCCTCGCCGGGATGCTGATCTTCCGAGGCCTGACCCTGATCACCCTCAAGAACCAGCAGATCACCCCCTTCCCGGCCGAGCTGCGGGCTCTTGGCGGCGGCTTCCTGCCGGACATTTCCGGCGGCACCTCCGTCCTGGAATGGCTGACGGTCATTCTCGGCGTGGGCGCCACGGTGGCACTGGTGATCCAGGCAGTCAAAGAACGCAGGGTCCGGAAGAAGTTCGATCTTGAGAATGAACCGATGGCCTGGTTCGCCATAAAGACGGTGTTCATCGCCCTGCTCATGCTGATCATCACGTTCCTTCTCGCCAGCTACCGGGGCACCCCGATCGTCCTGATCGTTCTCGCTGTCCTGGTGATTGTTTACACGGCACTGATGAACAACAGCGTCTTTGGCCGCCACACCTACGCGATCGGTGGCAACCTCCATGCCGCAGAGCTGTCCGGCATCAAGACGAAAGCGGTCACCTTCCGGCTTTTCGTGAACATGGGTGTCCTCGCAGCACTGGCCGGCCTCGTGTTCACCGCCCGGCTCAACTCCGCACAACCGGCCGGCGGCACAGGCTTTGAACTGGACTCCATCGCCGCCGCGTTTATCGGTGGCGCGGCTGTCCAGGGCGGCGTCGGCACTGTGGCCGGCGCCATGATCGGCGGCCTGATCATGGGCGTCCTGAACAACGGTATGTCCATCCTCGGCCTCGGCACTGACTACCAGCAGCTCATCAAGGGCCTGGTGCTGCTGATCGCCGTCGGCTTCGACATTTTCAACAAGAACCGCAGCGGCAAGGGCGGCGGCGCGGCCTTCGGCAAGCGCCTGAAGGTCAAGCCGGACACCGGTGCCGCAGCGGACGCCGGCATACCCGCGGGTGAGGTTCCCGCTCCGGCGGCCGCCGCCAAGTAGCGGGCGGCAGTGCACAGCTTCACGTAGCGTGCCGCGGACGCGGCCGGCGGCTCAGTCAGCGTCGGCCGCGTCCCCGTGCACGTCGGCCAGGTTGTCCTCGGAGCGGTCCAGGTAGGCCAGCAGGAGGTCGGCCGCGCGGTCCGGTTCGCCGGCCTCCAGCGCCTCGCAGATCGCCTCGTTCTCGCGCAGGTAGTGGTGGTAGAACTGCCCGTCCATGGTGGCCTTATGGAAAAACAGCCGCATCTCGGCCAGCACCTGCGCCATCATGCTGTTCAGCCGCCTGCTTCCCGCCAGCGCCACAATGGCGCCGTGGAAATGCTGGTTGGCGCTGCCCAGGGCTTCCTCGTCGCCGGCGGCCGCGGCCCGCTTGCCCTCCTCGACGGCGGCGCGCACGGCGGCCACGCCCTCCGCTGATCCCCCGCCGCGCAGGGCGCTGACTTCAATGGCTCGCCGGACCGTGTAGACGTCGTGGATGTCGCCCACGCCGAGGCTCGCCACAAACACGCCGCGGTTGGGCTGCCGGACCACGAGCCGCTCGCTGGCCAGTTCGGCGAAGGCCTCGCGCACCGTGTTCCGGGAGACGCCCAGGTCCTCGGCGATGGTGGATTCGGTGAGGCGTGCGCCGGGAAGCAGGGCTCCCTCGGCCAACTGGCTGCGAAGTTCATCCGCCACCCGCTCCGCGACGGAGGGAACGGCCACGCGGAGGCGGCCTGCGGTGGATCTGACGGCGGAGCTTGGAGTGGCCATACCTGAAAATTTACATGATCGTCACATCGTTGAATCGAAGGATTGTTGAACAATCGCTAAATTTAGTGCATCCTAGTTAGACCACTCAATGAGACGGGGATCACACATGACAACCATCGACCTGAACAGCGACGTCGGCGAGTCCTTCGGACGCTGGACCCTGGGTGATGACGCCGCGATGTTTGCCTCTGTTTCCAGTGCGAACGTGGCCTGCGGCTTCCACGCCGGCGATCCCGGCGTTATCCGCCGGACCTGCCGTGACGCCGCTGCCGCCGGCGTCGTCATCGGCGCCCATGTCAGCTACCGGGACCTCGCCGGTTTCGGCCGCCGCTTCCTGGACATCAGCCCCGGCGAACTGGCCGACGACGTCGTCTACCAGATCGGGGCACTGCAGGCTCTCGCAGCAGTTGAGGGAGCGCGGGTCCGGTATGTGAAGCCGCACGGCGGCCTCTACAACGCCATTGTCACCCACAGCGCCCAGGCGCAGGCTGTCGTCGATGCCGTGAAATCGGTGGACCCCGGCCTGCCGATCATGGGCCTGCCCGGTTCTGAAGTCCTGCGGCTGGCAGAGAAGGCCGGACTGCGGGCGGTAACCGAAGCCTTCGCTGACCGGGCCTACAACCCGGACGGAACGCTCGTCTCCCGCTCGGCCCCGGGCGCGGTGCTTCACGACACGGCCGAAGTGGCGGAGCATGTATTAAGGATGGCAACCGAGGGATCGGTCAGGACCATCGACGGTTCCATCCTGAAGCTCCGCGCGGAAAGCATCTGCGTGCATGGTGACTCACCCGGGGCCGTAGCCATGGCCTCGGCCGTGAAGTCCGCACTCGGCGACGCCGGCATCGGCATCAGCCCGTTCGCCTAACCCGAAACGTCCAGCCTGAACCGCACAGCCTGAACCACACAGCCTGGCAGTCACCGCATCAACCAAGCCACCCTCACCCCCGGAGGAACCCCATGACCAGCACCAACAAGGCAGCGAAGCCCGCGTCCAGGAAACCGCCGCGCGGCGCCCTCAAGGCGTACGTCGCCAGCCTCACCGGCACCTCGCTCGAGTACTACGATTTCGCCATCTACTCGGTCGCATCCGCCCTCGTGTTCCCCAAGATCTTCTTTCCCTCCAACGACGAATTCGTGGGGCTCCTGCTGTCCTTCTCCGCCTTCGCAGTGGGCTACCTGGCCCGCCCGATCGGCGGCGTCATCTTCGGCCGCCTCGGCGACAAAGTGGGCCGCAAGTACGTCCTGGTCTTCACCCTGGTGCTGATCGGCCTCGCCACCGTCCTGATCGGTGCGCTGCCTGACTACTCCGTCATCGGCGTCGCGGCCCCCGTCATCCTGGTTCTGCTGCGCCTTGCCCAGGGCATCGGCGTCGGCGGCGAATGGGGCGGCGCGGTACTGCTGTCCAGCGAATTCGGCGACCCCAACAAGCGCGGCTTCTGGTCCTCCGCGGCCCAGATCGGGCCGCCCGCCGGCAACCTGATGGCCAATGGTGTCCTGGCCGTCCTGGCGGCATCGCTCAGCAATGAGGCCTTCCTGTCCTGGGGCTGGCGCGTGGCCTTCCTCGCCTCGGCAATCCTGGTGGGCTTTGGCCTGCTGATCCGTCTCCGGCTCGAGGAAACCCCGGTCTTCAAGGCCATCCAGGCACACGGTGAGCGCCCCAAGGCGCCCATCAAGGAGGTCTTCACCACCGAACCCAAGGCCCTGATCTCCGCCGCACTTTCCCGCCTCTGCCCGGACGTCCTCTATGCCCTGTTCACCGTGTTCGTGGCCGTCTACGCCACCAAGGAACTGGGCATGACCACCGGCAACGTGCTGGCCGCCATCCTTATCGGTTCCGCGTTCCAGCTCTTCCTGATCCCGGCCGCCGGCGCCCTCACCGACCGCTTCAACCGCCGCTGGGTCTACGGCATTGCCGCCGCGGCAACGGCAGTCTACATTCCGCTGTTCTTCCTGATGATCGCGGGCAGGTCCGTGCTGATGCTGACCCTGGGTGTGGTGATCGGCCTGGCCCTTCACGCCTTTATGTACGGCCCGCAGGCAGCCTTCATCACCGAACAGTTCCCGGCCCGTCTGCGCTACGCCGGCAGTTCATTGGCCTACACCCTGGCCGGCGTGATCGGCGGCGCCGTGGCTCCGCTGATCTTCACCGCCCTCTACGGCGCGGCCAACGGCGGCTGGTACCTGATCGCCGGCTACATCGCGCTCACCGCCGTCGTCACCATCGTGGGGATGCGCCTCGGCCGTGACCCGCAGCCGGAAGCGGACCTCCGCCTGCTCCACACTGACAACGCCCACGGCAGCCACGCCTGAGCGGCGCGGCCGGATTCCCATGGAAACAGTCAGCAACCCCGCCACGGCAGCCCGCGTGCTCGCCGCCCGCGTTTTGTCCGTAAGGACGGTAGGTACGACGGCGGTGCTCGCCGAACTCTCCGGGCTCCACGATGTGCTGGCCCTGCAGGCCCTCCTGCTGGAGCAGCCGCTGCCGGGCCAGGTGGACGTCCTGGCCGCCGCTGAAACGGTGATGGTCAGGGCGGACTCACCGGCCGCTGCGCGCCGGATGGCTTCGCTGCTGCTGGAGCTGGACCTGACGGCCCAGTCCCATGCGGAGGGAAAGCTGGTCACCATCGATACCGTGTACGACGGCGAGGACCTCGCCGAAGTCGGCCGCCTCACCGGCCTGGGCGCGGAGGGAGTGGTGGCCGCCCACACCGGGCAGGTCTGGACCGTTGCCTTCGGCGGCTTCGCCCCCGGGTTCGGCTACATGGTGGGGGAGAACCAGTCACTGGAAGTCCCGCGCCGCAGCTCCCCCCGGACGGAAGTGCCCGCCGGTGCCGTGGCCCTGGCCGGCAACTATTCCGCCGTCTACCCGCGGAAATCCCCGGGCGGCTGGCAGCTGATCGGCCGCACCGCGGCACGGATGTGGGACCTCGGCCGCGAGCAGCCGGCGCTGGCCGCGCCGGGTGACCGGGTGCAGTTCCGGGCCGTCCGGGAACTCGTGGAAGTTCCGGATCCTGAGGCTCCGTCTGGCTCGGAAGGGCCCGCGGTTACCGATCCTTCGCTTCAGTCCGGCCTCCGGATCCTGTCCCCGGGCCTGCAGAGCCTGATCGAGGACCTGGGCCGCCCCGGCCACGCCGGTCTGGGCGTATCCGCCGCCGGCGCGCTGGACCGGTCCTCCCTGCGCCGCGCGAACCGGATGGTGGGCAACCAGCCCCATGCCGCCGTCGTCGAAACCGTTGCCGGCGGGCTGCGCGTGCAGGCTGCGGGGGACCAGGTGCTGGCCGTCACCGGCGCACCATCGGCACTGACTGTTCTGACGCCGTCGAACGTTTCCGATGCGAACGGCACTGACAACCAGCCCGCGGAACAGGTGCGCGAGGTGCCCATGGCCACCGCTTTCGCCCTGCTGGACGGCGAAATCCTCACAGTGGGGCCGCCGGAGCGCGGCTTCCGCAGCTACCTCGCCATCCGCGGCGGTGTGGTTGCCGAGGCGGTGCTCGGCAGCCGGTCCACGGACACCATGTCCGGGATTGGTCCCGCACCGCTGGCCGCCGGGCAGCTGCTGGCAGCCGGTGCCGCCACGTCCTCCAACGTGGTGGGCAATCCCGAACTGCAGCCCGACTTTCCGGACGCCGGCGTGACGGTGCTGGACCTCGTCCCCGGACCCCGGGACGACTGGTTCGACACCGCCGCGCTCGAATCACTCTGCGCCCAGGACTGGGAAGTGACGCCCCGCTCCAACCGGGTGGGCATGCGCCTGAACGGTGAGCCGCTGCGCCGGAGCCGGGAGGGGGAGCTGGCCAGTGAAGGAACCGTGGCCGGCGCCGTCCAGATTCCGCCCGAAGGCCAGCCCGTGCTGTTCCTGGCCGACCACCCCATCACCGGCGGCTACCCCGTGATCGGTGTGGTGGTGGACCACCAGCTGGATCTCGCCGCGCAGATTCCCATCGGGGGCCGGATCCGGTTCCGCTGGGCTCCCGGCCACGGACCGGCCGCCGATGCCTCCTCCGAACGGGCCAACGCTTCGCAGACAACAGATTCCCCCTCAACAGATTCCCCAGACAAAGTGAGCAACTGATGCGTAAGGTCCTGATCGCCAACCGCGGAGAAATCGCCGTCCGCATTGCCCGTGCCTGCGAGGACGCCGGGCTCGAATCCGTGGCCGTCTACGCGGACGTGGACGCCGACGCCATGCACGTCTCCGCCGCCACGGAGGCCTACAGCCTGGGCGGCAACGCGCCGTCGGACACCTATCTGAGCATCCCCAACCTCCTGCGCGTGGCGGCGAAGTCCGGCGCGGACGCCGTGCACCCCGGCTACGGCTTCCTGTCCGAGAACGCGGATTTCGCCCAAGCGGTCCTGGACGCCGGCCTGACCTGGATCGGCCCCGGCCCGGAGGCCATCCGGCAGCTGGGCAACAAGATCACGGCCCGCGAGATCGCCGTCCGCGCCGGCGCCCCGCTGGTTGCCGGCAGCGACGGTCCGGTGGCCTCCGCCGCGGAAGCGCGGGCCTTCGCCGAAGAACACGGCCTGCCCGTCGCCATCAAAGCAGCCTTCGGCGGCGGCGGCCGCGGGCTGAAAGTAGTCCGCGAAATGGACCAGATCGAGGAGTCCTTCGACTCCGCGGTCCGGGAAGCCGTGGTGGCTTTCGGCCGCGGCGAATGCTTCGTGGAGCGTTACCTGGACCGGCCGCGGCACGTGGAAGCACAGGTGCTGGCGGACCAGCACGGCAACGTGATGGTGGTGGGTACGCGCGACTGCTCGCTGCAGCGCCGGCACCAGAAGCTGGTGGAGGAGGCGCCCGCGCCGTTCCTATCCGGGGAACAGACCCGGCAAATTTACGACGCCGCCAAGGCAGTGTGCCGCGAAGCCGGCTACACGGGGGCCGGGACGGTCGAATTCCTGGTGGCCGCCGATGGCACCGTCGCGTTCCTTGAGGTGAACACCCGGCTGCAGGTGGAACACCCCATCACCGAGGAGACCACCGGCGTGGACCTGGTGCAGGAGCAGGTCCGGATCGCTGCGGGCGAGCCCCTTCGCCTCACCACTGATCCGGAACCGCGCGGCCATTCATTCGAATTCCGGCTCAACGCAGAGGATGTGGGCCGCGGCTTCCTGCCCTCGCCCGGAACCATCGCCACGTTCAGCGGCCCCACCGGTCCCGGCATCCGGCTGG
The window above is part of the Pseudarthrobacter sp. IC2-21 genome. Proteins encoded here:
- a CDS encoding 5-oxoprolinase/urea amidolyase family protein; the encoded protein is METVSNPATAARVLAARVLSVRTVGTTAVLAELSGLHDVLALQALLLEQPLPGQVDVLAAAETVMVRADSPAAARRMASLLLELDLTAQSHAEGKLVTIDTVYDGEDLAEVGRLTGLGAEGVVAAHTGQVWTVAFGGFAPGFGYMVGENQSLEVPRRSSPRTEVPAGAVALAGNYSAVYPRKSPGGWQLIGRTAARMWDLGREQPALAAPGDRVQFRAVRELVEVPDPEAPSGSEGPAVTDPSLQSGLRILSPGLQSLIEDLGRPGHAGLGVSAAGALDRSSLRRANRMVGNQPHAAVVETVAGGLRVQAAGDQVLAVTGAPSALTVLTPSNVSDANGTDNQPAEQVREVPMATAFALLDGEILTVGPPERGFRSYLAIRGGVVAEAVLGSRSTDTMSGIGPAPLAAGQLLAAGAATSSNVVGNPELQPDFPDAGVTVLDLVPGPRDDWFDTAALESLCAQDWEVTPRSNRVGMRLNGEPLRRSREGELASEGTVAGAVQIPPEGQPVLFLADHPITGGYPVIGVVVDHQLDLAAQIPIGGRIRFRWAPGHGPAADASSERANASQTTDSPSTDSPDKVSN
- a CDS encoding MFS transporter; translation: MTSTNKAAKPASRKPPRGALKAYVASLTGTSLEYYDFAIYSVASALVFPKIFFPSNDEFVGLLLSFSAFAVGYLARPIGGVIFGRLGDKVGRKYVLVFTLVLIGLATVLIGALPDYSVIGVAAPVILVLLRLAQGIGVGGEWGGAVLLSSEFGDPNKRGFWSSAAQIGPPAGNLMANGVLAVLAASLSNEAFLSWGWRVAFLASAILVGFGLLIRLRLEETPVFKAIQAHGERPKAPIKEVFTTEPKALISAALSRLCPDVLYALFTVFVAVYATKELGMTTGNVLAAILIGSAFQLFLIPAAGALTDRFNRRWVYGIAAAATAVYIPLFFLMIAGRSVLMLTLGVVIGLALHAFMYGPQAAFITEQFPARLRYAGSSLAYTLAGVIGGAVAPLIFTALYGAANGGWYLIAGYIALTAVVTIVGMRLGRDPQPEADLRLLHTDNAHGSHA
- a CDS encoding acetyl/propionyl/methylcrotonyl-CoA carboxylase subunit alpha translates to MRKVLIANRGEIAVRIARACEDAGLESVAVYADVDADAMHVSAATEAYSLGGNAPSDTYLSIPNLLRVAAKSGADAVHPGYGFLSENADFAQAVLDAGLTWIGPGPEAIRQLGNKITAREIAVRAGAPLVAGSDGPVASAAEARAFAEEHGLPVAIKAAFGGGGRGLKVVREMDQIEESFDSAVREAVVAFGRGECFVERYLDRPRHVEAQVLADQHGNVMVVGTRDCSLQRRHQKLVEEAPAPFLSGEQTRQIYDAAKAVCREAGYTGAGTVEFLVAADGTVAFLEVNTRLQVEHPITEETTGVDLVQEQVRIAAGEPLRLTTDPEPRGHSFEFRLNAEDVGRGFLPSPGTIATFSGPTGPGIRLDSGVRSGSIVAPQFDSLLAKLIVTGADRPQALRRARRALAEMEITGVATVLPFHRAVVAAPDFTSETALGIHTRWIETDFADSIAADPEFGTSVPDGARRTITVDVDGRRLAVGLPAALLDGWARSGARVPAGVSMEDEHDGGAEAGAAQPGELRAGMAGTVVKWLVEPGAEVAAGDPVVVLEAMKMETQVAAHRDGTLTDVRALAGGVVGAGAVLALIE
- a CDS encoding 5-oxoprolinase subunit PxpA yields the protein MTTIDLNSDVGESFGRWTLGDDAAMFASVSSANVACGFHAGDPGVIRRTCRDAAAAGVVIGAHVSYRDLAGFGRRFLDISPGELADDVVYQIGALQALAAVEGARVRYVKPHGGLYNAIVTHSAQAQAVVDAVKSVDPGLPIMGLPGSEVLRLAEKAGLRAVTEAFADRAYNPDGTLVSRSAPGAVLHDTAEVAEHVLRMATEGSVRTIDGSILKLRAESICVHGDSPGAVAMASAVKSALGDAGIGISPFA